The following DNA comes from Poecilia reticulata strain Guanapo linkage group LG5, Guppy_female_1.0+MT, whole genome shotgun sequence.
ccacgGCCGCCGCCTCTGTGGGAGGACGAGGTAAAGGCCTCGAAGCTGCCAACTTGAATTAacaagaagcaaaagaaaatccaacatTAATGCTAATTACAGTCATACTGGCCTTCATGTTTGCTCGCTGCAGTTTCAGAGTCACTTGtcgaaaaaggaaaaaatattacCCCGTCGAtggattaaaactaaaaacgaACCACACATTACTTCTATATTATTGCAAAGTCATATTAAAAGTTCAATTATATATAAATTGTATAAATGTTCAACGCTAGTTAGTACTAGTAGTCATGTTTACCTGTTTATGCCCCCCTTTAGTCGGATCAAAAAGCATCCCCCTGTGTTGCTCTGATCCTGAAGGCTCAGAAAAGATCTGGGGATTTTGGCAAACGGTAGCTGGGTCTCGTTTAATCCAGAGAGAAGACGATTCTTCCTCAACAGGCTCCTAAACAGACACAACACAAATCTTCCAACACCACTAAGTAAAGATTTGCATCCTCTGTGCACATTGGTactagctttttttaaaaacctatccagatttatttttggggAAACGGTACGGGAGGTTCGTCGCTTACCACCGCTGGACGCTCCAACAACTTTTCCGTCGTTTCAAGGCTGTGCTGAAAAGACATAAGGAGTCCTATGAAAagtagacatttaaaaaaaaacaataaaaacattgattctACCTTCTTTAAAAACTTACATCAACGTTTGGCATGTGTAGATGCACTGGAGTCCCCTTCATTAACGTCACAGTGTCATTGTTACCGTCTGCACTTACATCCACTTTCACGTTTTCTGCGTTTGAGTTCAGTTCAGCCTCTCGCAGTAACTCGCCGGTGTCATCCCCGATGTCCACATGCGAGTCCTGGTTCTCCACAGAGACGGGGGAACATTTACCACTTGGGTTCGGCTGGATATCTGACAGCCCGTCGGAAGCCgtcctctcctcttctccccTGGCACAAACACCTGACTCAGCTCTGAGAGCGAGATtcacaggaggaggaggtgagggaTCTGGTTTCCGCCTCGCTTTTCTGTCTTTGCATACGATGCGAGTCCCAGGCTCCCTCCGTGACTCGACAGACGGGGGCCTTTGCACCTGGTTTTTCATCACACCGTCACTCAGCTGCAACGGGATATCAATATTAATGCTGCTGATGGTTGCCAGGGGAGAGATGCCGGCTTTGAGAATATCAACTGTTGGGGGTATAGCTTGCGACGGAAGGGCCGGAGGGAAATCTGCAAAGCCGTTCTGGATTTTATGCTCCCACGATTTGTCTTCTCTCTAGAATTAAAGAGAAAAgattccataaaataaaataaagttcttttttttttccacacttcaaattttctttttaaatagagAGGCTTCCAAGTTAGTAAAGGATTATCTTGTCAGATTTTGCGTCAAGATTTCTTCACAGACTCAATTTTCAAAGACAGTCCAAGCAAGTACAAAAGCAATTTAGGTAGTTGTTTCTTTCTTATGGTTAAATGACGATGGAAGGTTGGCAAGGCAACATAATCCAAAAGTTTGGTAAAGagcaaaaatgaattaaatgaaaaggtttcaaataaaaaaataataataaaaatgatgtcATAAAATCAAATCACTACATATGTTTGAGGAAAAACTCGAGATGTGAAATTTTGAAGATAATctgaaatcaatcaaataaagaaaaggacTTGGGTCCACCGTCGACTAACCAGAGGAATCAGTGGACTGTTAAAAGACACAATTGATAAAGGTGtaaatgggagaaaaacaatcattaaatgacacaaaatgttacaaagaGATTTCAACAACTCAGAAGAGCCTTGGCGTAAACAATCGACGCACCTGCTTCGCCTGGGCAACGGTGTCGGCGTTTGGACTTGGAGGAAGCTTCTGAGGTTTTGGGTGACGCGACGCACCAGACGACCCACTGCTGGGACTGCAGTCTCCTGGTCCAACCGCAGCTTTTTTTCTCGACTTGGCCGTTTTTCTGGAAAAACGAGAACCGAGACATACACTGAGAGAAACTCAATCAGTCAATTGCATTTTATGCACAGATTACTTTTCGCatatcaacattttctttttccccttcttGGCAGCTCATGTGTCCAATACATCCACCTGTCCTTCTCTGCCCTTCTTTTTCTCCAAACTGCTCAACTCATGCTCCATCGCTAttcctgaatatttttgctcgcgccaaagaaaatgttaacatttccaGAGCTTCCTACACTTTAGATGTTGCCTGAAAGTTAACCAAGAAAGACATCTGACATGAATAACGCTTACTCTTTGGTGGCCTCAAGGAACATGGCAATCTGTCGCTTTATGTAGGGCTGCCGGAGGATATGCTTGACATCCGGTCTGTCTTCGGGTTTCTTACAAAGCATGCTCTTGATCAGCTCTCCGAGATGGGGGTGGTACTGACTCGGCATCGGTGGCAACTAGAGagcaaaattataaataaaaaaaaaaaagcaataatctGTGGATGGAGTTTAAatgatttcacaataaaataaccTCGCCtgacaaaatctaaaatgacaaaactcaATCCGGCAGATTTATCTGCAGAGAGGTcccaaaagaacaacaaaaaaacctatctgtaattaattaagattaatataataaaatgacattaatcTTGCAACTTATCTAAAGGATAAAAAGGATAAAACCAACCTTTCCCTCTACAATGCGATAAACCAGTGAGTTCATGTCTTTGGCGTTGAAGGCGTGTTTCAACGTGGACATCTCATACACACAGCAGCCCAGGGCCCAGACATCTGACTGGAGACAGCagaatttgtgattttttttttttttaccaagacaGGAATACATTTGATGCTTGACTGAAAACAATGATGTAAACTAAGAAAGAAAGTCAGAAAGAAGCactgaaagaaagagagaaatgaagaaaagcTGCGTTcagcaatgaaataaaaagcagacaATATATTCATTCTGACCTCCAATTTCTTAACTTTTATAGATTAACTAAATGAAATTTTCATCTGAAGAAGAagcaactgaatttatttaatcaattgtTAGTGgaaacaagctcctttatttACTGGGAGCAGGAAACCATAATACCTTGTGGTTGTAGGGTTTATTAGAAAAGAGCTCTGGACTCATATAGTACGGGGTCCCAATGAGAGTGCTGGCCATGTCATTCTGGTTCTCCAAAACACGTGCAATACCCAGGTCTCCAACTTTGATGATGTTGGTTTTGGTCAGGAAGATATTCTGCGTTTTAAGGTCCCGGTGAAGAATATTCCTCTCGTGGAGGtactggaaagaaaaataaatcacaactaTGACTTCCCTGATTCCCAAAAGCGACTCAGCCCAATCCACTTTTTCAGCCAAGTGTGCCAATATGTTGTACCTGAAGTGCCATGGCTATCTGGACAAACCACTCTACGACCTGCCTCTCCACCAGCAGTTCCCCTTTCTGCTGTTTGAGTCTGTGATAGAGGTCCCCGCCCTCACAGAAACCCATCACGATATACAGCTGACGGTCGTCTCCTTCCCACGACTCCCTGTAAGTCACAATGTTGGGATGTCGCAGTCGGGACAGAAGCTGGGCCTCCTGCTCCGCGGCACGGCGTTCCCGTTTGGACGATGTGGTTAAATTCAGCTTCTTTATCACATactaaaggaaaacacaaagcataaACACACAGTGCCAACATACACTTCTTTGCCAAAGCAGTCATTCCTCTTTACCTTTATCCACTTTATGATATTTCACAACCTCAGTTGCATCTTTTGGTGATTTTATATGGCGGACCAACACAAACTAGTGCATAATTGTGCAATGGGAAGCAAAATTAGAGCAAAGGGGGCAGAATACAAATGTGGGCAACGCTTTAAAGAATTTACATCATTATGTAACCTCACAGTTATGCACAACTTATTCATCTAACAGATAAGGTCTAATCTAACAAAATCCACTGAcgtttgtgacaaaatatggaaaggGTTCAAAGAACATGAGTTCTTTTGGAAGCCACAAATCAATCTGAGGAAGATCGTGTAACCATCatacaattatttttctcatcatGTCCAGCTCATTAGCATTATTTAATCAAGTGCCAAATTTCAGAACCGTTTCAAATAGCTATATACAAGTAATACAGAAAGTGTTCTCGTTTATAAATCCATTTTTATATTGAGTATTTGGATGGAGAAATAAGATGCTACTCTAAAACTATCTTTTGctacactaaaaaaaaataaaaaataaaaaaatctcagcaaATCTCTTATGTTTAAACCGACTTTAAGGTAACTTCACAATGTTTTGGCGTGATCACTACAAAAGCAtggcattttaaaacatattttagcattaactgttttttttttaagatttgtttcTCACCTGTTTTCGGTCCGTCTTGTGCTTCACCAAGTTCACCTCTCCGTAGCTTCCTTTCCCAACGACCCTGATGAAATTATAGTTATTCATCATCGGTCAAAAGCCCAGCCAGCGCTAGACGACGCTCCCAGAGAGAGTACAGCTGCTACTTCGTCCCATAGCTCGACAGAGCTCTCcacacaaacaacagaaaaatctgttcGGAAAACTTCGAGTTAGCTTCGGAGGCAgcgatgagattttttttttttttttttgaaaagacaGGAAATCAGAAGCTGTGGATAGTTTGTCATCACTAGGCAACTGAGACTGAGAGTTGGGGGGGTCAAATCCAATGTTTACCAGCAGCGCCATCTAGAGGCTGGAGTGCAACATTTACCGTAAAAGGTTGATTAGAGAGCAACTTCTTGTCTTCGATAATATTTACATGCAGTATATGCCTGATAATcagactgacatttttattagtcAAGTAGATAAGCTACGCCTTCACCATTAAGATCATATGTGAGGAGAAATCTTTGTTAAGTgcacagaataaacaaaaaacaggctCCTTCAAAGAAATAATGCTCAAGCAATGTCATGCAGATATGTCCTATTGTGACTGttataaatctttttaaaatatatattttaacatatattgACATCCAAAATGAAGTTACAATGAGAGACAAGATGGCATCGAGTGTATTGAAACCCCCTAAACTCTGGCCAGCTTCTTCGGGATGATTTACAGTGTTAGTTTTTCACGTTGCATTCCACATGTGTCAAACAGCTAAATTATGGTCTCATATGACCAATGGACATTCATTCACGTGTTTGAAGTTTCCTCTATAAGGTTTGCAgaaaacttttaacaaataaaaacctcaatTGTAGAAGCAAACACATGTGGAGTGTATTTATTATCTTCAAATACTTGggcctctgtttttgtttttttataaaaaaatttttttttaaaaaaaagctgcacaagGCATAATtaaacacacaagcacacatatgagaaatattgtgttttacttttaatccatagatgcaaaaaaaaatttgttacAAAACATCTGTACCACTGACCAGTTCAACCTACATCCCAGCAGTAAAGAAATCAAGATGGGAAACAGGTCACACCTCTCGGTCTGAAAAATGGACAGTATATACTGTAGCTGTacaatcatttcaaaactttcACATATCTGAAGAGAGtgcaaaaaagtaattaaatccAGTAAATAGCTGGGTTTAAATCAGGCATTTCAACTTGCTTGCACAAATCCACCAGTTTTTGAGAAATCCCTCACTATTATGCCTGCTTTGTACCGTATAGCTTACTTACTGGGTTGTTATTGCCTCTGCTGTAGAAAACAAGCATTGACTATAAAACCCTGTGTGTTTGACAAATGTTCCAGGTCTTACAAAGcggaaaacagaaatgtgacaaCTCTACAggtaaaacaatgtttttaaataaaattcagttaatcaaatcaaacactgtaaaagcTTATGTAATAAGCCAGCAGAAAAATGAATACAACTGAGTTATTATTACTGCAAAAGTACTACCTTAGTGATGTTACATATTTGGATTCCACCATGATTATCATTCTAAAGTGTCTACAGATATATGCTGATAATTTTAGTACCTGCATCGACACCGCTAGGAAAAAACATGAGTTCAAGTTTGCGTTAGCTTCAACTTTACATCCAGGAAATGCTAAATAGTCTAATGTTGAGTTTAGTCTTTACATATTCACCTGAAACATCAGAAAAACTTACAATCAAAGTGCTTTGGCAACAATTCAAGTCTTTCATTTTTCACCATGCGAAcaggacagaagaagaagaaaggataGCGCATTTTATATCATTGAAGAAATGGTAATGTGTAAGTTCAGTGTCACCTCACACAACgggacataaaataataatttcctaTATTGTTTCGGgctctgcagttttttttcagtcacataAGGCGATAGTTGTTCATGTCTGAAAACTACTTGGAAGAGACAGTAGCAGTAATTACATTGCAAATGTATACGTATGAGCTCTCAAATCACTTTCAAATCCCTCCACATTTATTGTTGCCAGAtgtaaagatatataaaaagCGTTAAAATAATTGTCGTCTTACATGGCAATCCTCCCCCACAGAGTGTTGTGTCAAAATAAACTTGAGGCCTCAGccagttttgtttaaagtttcttGAATTTGACTATAGGTAGGAACACGTTTAGGAAAGTCCCTATTTTATGTCTGACGAAGATCACAACATTCATCACAtctaaacaggaagtcatggatCACTAATTACAAGTTCCTggacacataaaaaaagtaaagtgtaTCTTACAAAATGCACCGGTTATTCATAGAAGATGTTACAGCAATGCCAAtaactggtgttttttttataatggcaTTTTTtaaccactaaataaaatcagcaaatgTCTTCCTTACTACACTAACgtgtttcatttttgaaaactaaCCAAGAAAAATGATGCTTTTtatcatgtcatgtttataccttaagaaaaagaaagtttaactTACAATTCCTAGAAACTTTAATAATTTTgagtaaaagtttaaataaaaaatgcttctgTTACATCTCTTTTACATGAACGTTTTTGGAGTCATTGATTTTGGCGTAAGTGACTtatcttaaaaattatttcttaacactgaattatttttccaaattaaataaaatacacaaaacatgttaGATTTTGACTCATTTTCTGTATAAACATTTCTCTATTGCAACAAAACACAtgtattttgaaacttttcacatatttttaagcTAAGATGCCAACAAACGTGGAGTGTGTggtatttaaaaacagctggatGAAGGAGAATGTTAGCATCTGGctcataatttacaaataatataCGCCCAATCCTTCACCTTGAATGTACGTAACAGTGAAATACTGCAGACATGGTCCCAGCAGGTTAATAACATGACTTTTACAGGACACACATCTCACCGGgccaaatttgtatttattctacTTTAAAAACTGATCTACCACAGctattttttgcaaaagtggTCATTATTAGAAAAGTATTGATGACtacatgtttataaaaaattGGATAAACATTTCccaaatttgaattaaaatactttttgcaatTTAAACGTAATTCCTTTAGCCGAcg
Coding sequences within:
- the nek4 gene encoding serine/threonine-protein kinase Nek4, producing MMNNYNFIRVVGKGSYGEVNLVKHKTDRKQYVIKKLNLTTSSKRERRAAEQEAQLLSRLRHPNIVTYRESWEGDDRQLYIVMGFCEGGDLYHRLKQQKGELLVERQVVEWFVQIAMALQYLHERNILHRDLKTQNIFLTKTNIIKVGDLGIARVLENQNDMASTLIGTPYYMSPELFSNKPYNHKSDVWALGCCVYEMSTLKHAFNAKDMNSLVYRIVEGKLPPMPSQYHPHLGELIKSMLCKKPEDRPDVKHILRQPYIKRQIAMFLEATKEKTAKSRKKAAVGPGDCSPSSGSSGASRHPKPQKLPPSPNADTVAQAKQREDKSWEHKIQNGFADFPPALPSQAIPPTVDILKAGISPLATISSINIDIPLQLSDGVMKNQVQRPPSVESRREPGTRIVCKDRKARRKPDPSPPPPVNLALRAESGVCARGEEERTASDGLSDIQPNPSGKCSPVSVENQDSHVDIGDDTGELLREAELNSNAENVKVDVSADGNNDTVTLMKGTPVHLHMPNVDHSLETTEKLLERPAVEPVEEESSSLWIKRDPATVCQNPQIFSEPSGSEQHRGMLFDPTKGGHKQLAASRPLPRPPTEAAAVERKRRIKKTVESKREDAAAASTSVSSSKDGLLPLPQERPLTARERRRLRQSQDGASQPGPSAVRRASYDVASTKAERHNAPVTRSASYSVTDSGSKDRLMEQRSDEDEYSSSTSSTERSEGDCRERKTESNDMHDLVHMMTQTLRMDVGDAGRELGKGRLDSSAMPEFKLNRRYRDTLVLHGKTREEAGSLSLGEIPTEGATSGPAKVRRAIERLRTDVVKGLGVKLLDKVLEVMEEEDEVKRELCLRDQMGDEKYQAYAVMVRQLKFFEDIAVKI